The DNA region ataataaatataacaacaacaacaacaacaataacaataacaacaacaataacaataacaataataataatttggatcgattaatatttcacatttaaaatgttaatttatttatttatttttattttattttatttcatcaaaaaaataataataattttacctTTGTATCGCTAGCCAATCCATGTGATAACAGTGCATGTGGAGATGACATGTGTCTGTTCGAAGATGGAAAAGTTAAATGTAGTAAGTCTTTACAATGATTAATCGTGTTGTCATATTTTGTAACCCATCCGCGGCCGTCGACGCACTATgtcaatttttctttttctacaATGATGGGAGCAAACATTGCTTTTCGCTAATCATGTAGGGGCCTATAAAAAGGATGGACCAGCATTAATCATATCTTTGATTATCTTGATAATTAAATTCTGTTATTATGATTTTAATCTATCTAtgtttttattcttattattagtCAATCAATGTGAAGAATGTTTGGAATTTAGTGACACAGAATGTATGTTCATAGATAGTACCCTTCGATGTAAATCGATTAGGCGAAGTGATAGTGGTAAGTCGTTATAATGGTAAtgatatattatacagatattgactgcttagaggttaaatataagatttgacatccccgagggaatgatattaagttcgagggaatatatatatatatattccccgagaacttaatatcattcccgaggggatgtcaaatcttatatttaaccgatataaaaggcaatatctgttatattatatagccaagaacaagtctgctgggttgggtgaagctaggctaggcctcctatagtatttgtattgtatttaaaacaagcctgcctagacaccttaccttgcgaagaataatatacagataattactaattaatgattccttggcaataaaatattcacttaggcctaggtcgtttaaattaacagaagaatttccatcaataagcctattagtattaataataatattatcttctctcgatcttcgaggagccgaatcaccggatgttcagcgcgtactagttactaggttactaccgtgagtattgaccaatcacaaacggtgtttcatcacatttagggtggacttataacaaatgagggcgctatgtatgcatagcttaaatagtttagaagattaatttcttcaagcaaattccgtggcccagcggatgaaacgttgtcttgcgatggagtgacaattccacccgagttcaagatcgagtagatgacttttgtttatttatcggcaaactcgagtgttgcacacgaaaattacacagtcaatatcatcgtactcgagaatttatatgattaatgacaggggacacgattattacgcgaaaattacacagtcaatatcatcgttctcgaggatatatacgatttacgatcctcgcagcggtagtcatgtgatgcagtttcaaccaatcacgttcgcgtatttacatagcctatgtaatataataatatagccaCAATAGTCCCCTATCAATGACAGGAGACACACTCTTATATAACGTTGATATTTTTTCGATAGTTCCAGCTTCATTGATGCCGACTTTTTTTCATAGGAGATCCATGTAAGAAAGACGACCCCGACGACAACCCATGTGGGCGACACCGATGTATTTCCGAAGATGGATTTTATATCTGTTTTGAGTCATTTGGAAGTAAGTTGTTCAAATGATTTTAACCATCATAAAGTGGGACCCCTCTTTTGAACACCTCTATTTAGGAGAAAGGGGACACTTTATGGATGTTATGTCACAAAACACTAACACGACCAACCACAGTTCAGGGGACATTCCTCATTAAGGAGGGcagttgttttttttagtcCCTAAGATAAGTCTCCTTAACAGTGGCTCTACTGAAATCAACATGAGTGGCATGGAGTTGGTGATTGATGATGATAGATTGAATTTCTTGTAGAAATAGTTATCTGTACATAACGGACTGCCAAGTGAATACATTGATTCTGTTCTTATTACAGCCTCATTGTTTGCTGGCATGCAAGACCATAACAGGGCTAATGGATAATAAAAATAGACGTTTCGAAGAAGTAGAAAATAGATTATAGAAATAGATTATttagtatgtaggcctacgttttcCGGAGGTAATTTGTGTCTTCAATTTTTTTCGGTAATAAATAGTTAAACTGCGATATAACAAATAAgattaattgtaatttatattatggatgtataggcctacaataaaaatGTCTCAAATAAAactcttttattattttctattcatTAGACCCGTCTAATATTCCTAGAATAAAAAGAATGTGCACATGCCGCCTAAAATCAAGAACTGCTGATATTTTATGATTCTTTCATCCATATTGAAAGAGATTCTTGTTTATTTACTGCTTAATGGTAACATTTCAAGTTTCATTtcagctgacttaggcaaaaacacaaaaaaacgatctgagcatgtgcaaatgtatataaaagcacccagataatgtacagagggcagtataaagatataagcagtgagttaggcagatcataagtcagctctacttaattgcctaagtcacacatctgacttaggcagaaacacaaaaaatatagtatattgatattagcagtgagttaggcagatcataagtcagctctccttaattgcctaagtcacacagctgacttaggcagaaacacaaaaaaatatagtatattgatataagcagtgagttaggcagatcataagtcagctctccttaattgcctaagttacacagctgacttaggcagaaacacaaaaaatatagtatattgatataagcagtgagttaggcagaaaaacaaaacaaaaattatgacttagagctttctcaggcgtatatatttccacgcgacgtacacagctgtcatacaaaaagtatatttaactcaactagaactttgattccttgtaattcgattaatacatctttctaccactaccagtcaagccttaatatattctttatcatctttccgtttatctactctgatcttattctctcttcttttttaatatctattacattccacttttatactggacatggaaattttaggcttcagcggaggataacattttccctccaaaaattatacgattttgattggctaataataaggcggacctggtctaaacacagagaatcacaacatcaataatatgacactagcctagcctagcctagccaagcctacgctcagactatatcggttagcaacggaggccggaaaaaatgggaactaaaaaaaaatcatcatcaaattacacattatcaccggctaaccggcggcgtcgtgcgcgcgtgtgcgtcataatattgaaga from Antedon mediterranea chromosome 2, ecAntMedi1.1, whole genome shotgun sequence includes:
- the LOC140039714 gene encoding uncharacterized protein isoform X2 gives rise to the protein MFRLSVILFMFLYVTVELSSAVNPCDEGDKCLEFSNTECMFIYSISSIGCQSIRRRSDGGDPCEGDPCGQHRCLSEDGFYICIESLGTNPCDNSACGDDMCLFEDGKVKCINQCEECLEFSDTECMFIDSTLRCKSIRRSDSGDPCKKDDPDDNPCGRHRCISEDGFYICFESFGTSLFAGMQDHNRANG
- the LOC140039714 gene encoding uncharacterized protein isoform X1: MFRLSVILFMFLYVTVELSSAANPCDYGDVEDGNVKCINPCDEGDKCLEFSNTECMFIYSISSIGCQSIRRRSDGGDPCEGDPCGQHRCLSEDGFYICIESLGTNPCDNSACGDDMCLFEDGKVKCINQCEECLEFSDTECMFIDSTLRCKSIRRSDSGDPCKKDDPDDNPCGRHRCISEDGFYICFESFGTSLFAGMQDHNRANG